ACTTAACCCTGAATTTAAAAAAGCATTACAAACTTTAAATTCAATGTAATTAATTGATTATAATAATTATAGGAGTGTCAAATGGAATGGAAAGATAGAGTTGAGAAATTTATTTCAGAGCATAAAAAATGTTATGATAATATACTTCGTGAGGAAATGATAAAACTGTGCGTTGAGAATAAGGAAGCTATTATTTCTGAAAGCGGGGCACTTGCAACATGGACCCCTCCTGAATCTACAGGAAGAAGCCCGAAGGATACAGTTATTGTACGTCGTACTGAGAGCGAGGACACAATTGACTGGGACAGCCCGAACAATATTCCTGTTTCTGAAGACACATTTGATATGGCAATGGAGGATGCACTTTCAATACTTTCAACCAAAGAGAGTATCTTTGTTACAGACAGGGTAATCGGAGCGGATTCCAATTATGCTCTTCCTGTTAAACTTGTAACGGACAAGGCTCTTTCCGTACTTTTCACTGATAACATGTTCCGTCCTGTGCCGAATGATATTCATAAAAGCATTTATGCTGAAAAACCTTTTACAATTGTTGTTGTCCCTTACGACAAACTGAATTCCAAACGCTACGAAGGAAGGCTTCGCAAAAAAGATGATGGAACAACATCGGATATGATTGTTGCAATGGATATGGACAGAATGCTTGGTGTGATTGTAGGTTCTGCTTACGGAGGCAGTATAAAAAAACTGATGTTTACAGTTATGAATTATCTCCTTCCCGGAGAAAATATTTTACCTCTTCACTGTTCTGCAAATGAAGGCAAAGACGGTGACTGTGCTTTACTTCTCGGTCTTTCGGGTACTGGAAAAACAACACTTTCCGCTGATCCGAGACGGGCTTTATTAGGAGATGATGAGCACGGATGGTCTGACAGAGGTATTGCAAATTTTGAAAACGGCTGTTATGCAAAGTTTATTGATCTTGATTCAAAAAAAGAACCGGAAATTTATAATGCTGTGATGCATAAAGATGAATACTTGAATCATGGGGCAATTGTGGAAAATGCCATGATTTATCCTAATGGCAGCTTTGATTTTTTTGATGACAGGTTTACACCGAATTCAAGAGCAAGTTATCCTTTAAAATATTTGGCAAATATAAAAGAAGAGTCTGTATCTGTTCATCCGAAAACAATTCTGTTCCTGACTGCAGATGCGAACGGAGTACTGCCTCCTGTTTCGAAATTAACACGGGAACAGGCAATGCTGTGGTTTCTTATGGGATATACAAGTAAACTGGCAGGAACCGAGACAGGAATCGTTGAGCCCAAATCAACTTTCAGCCGATTTTTCGGAGAGCCCTTTATGCCGAGAAATCCTGATGTTTATGCAAGGATGCTGGGAGAAAATATGGAGAAACACAACTCACAGGTGTTTCTCATTAATACAGGATGGAGCGGTGCTCCTTATGGTGAGGGAAAAAGAATGGATATCACTTTGACCCGCGCTATGGTTAATGCTGCGCTGACAGGCGGCCTTGATAATGTAGATTATGAAGAGGATGAGATTTTTAAAGTTTTAATTCCGAAAAGCTGTCCCGGGGTGTCTGACAGTAGAGTTCTTAATCCGAGGCAGTCATGGAGCAATGAAGAAAAGTATCTGGAAAGGGCAAAAAAACTTGCAAGTGATTTTGCAGCTCATTTTAAAAAAGCATATGGCAACAAGAATATTGCCCCTGAAGTTGCAGTACAATGTCCTGGTATGTAGAACCAGATATTAAAGAAAGTATTTGCATAACAAGTATCTCACTGTTAAATTAATAGTATAGTACAAAAAACAGATGAGATCAGGGAGGTTAATCGTGGCAAAAATTCTTGTGGTTGATGATGAAGCTCCGTTCAGGTCATTTTTGTCCGATGTTATCAAGAGGATTAAACATCAAGCTGTAGAGGCTGAAAACGGAAGAGTAGCGTGGGATATCTACCAAAAAGAGAAGATAGATATTTGCTTAGTTGATGTAAATATGCCTGAGATGGATGGCATTGGTTTTCTCGATAAAGTAAAAAAAGAGGATCCTGCTTCAATAGTAATAATGATGACAGGCTTTCCTACAGCAGAAACTATTATTGAAACTATTGAAGATGACGGGTTTACCTACATTTCCAAACCTGTAGATGTCCCTGTTATAATAGATTTAATTGAGAGGGGGCTTGCTGCGCGTAAAAAGCGTATTGCAGAATTTAAAAATAAAAAAGTGTAGATAAAATAATTTTGCTGTTCATCATAGAATTTGGCACGTTAAAAATATGCGGGGTATTTCATCACCCCGCTTTTTTTATACTTGAAGAGCGTGCAAGCATTTCTTTTGATTTATCAATATATTTCAAAGACTGCTGGAACCATTTGTCTCTTAAAAGCTGTACTTTGTAACGTGCTTCATCGCCCCAAAGTTTTTCTGCTATATTCTGTTTTAAAAAGAAACTGATATCTTTTTTATTGGTATTAAATTGGGTTTTTGTAATTTTAAACCCTTTGACCTGCAGGTAACTGAAAAATTCCCGGAGCACTGAAGGTGACGGATTGTAATTATGCAGGAAGGAGTAGAATGACAATTTTTTCTGGGGGTGTGTGTTTACATATTTTTCGGTAAATGTAAACAGAAGCCTGTCTTTTGACAGCACCAGTTTCCGCACGACTGCACTTACAGTATCCTGGCTTTCCGTTAAGAAATAATCAGGAGTGATACCTCCGCCGCCGTAGACAGTCCGTCCGAGGATTTTTGTCCGGAAAACAGGCCGGTTTGTTGTTTTAGCATCAGGCTTTTTGGGTGCGGCTTCTGTAAAATATTCTAATTTTGATTTGTTTTCGTAAGGGCGCTGTATCAATCTGCCTGAAGGAGTGTAATAACGAGCTGTAGTCATTAACAGTGCGGAACCGTCTCTGAATGTGTACTGGCTTTGAACAAGGCCTTTCCCAAAGCTTGTTTCGCCTATGATCACTGCCCTGTCCCAGTCCTGCATTGCACCAGCTACAATTTCAGATGCTGAAGCTGATCTGTGATTTATCATTATAGTTACAGGCAGGTTGTCAAAGGGCCTGTGATATGAGGCTTTAAACTCCCTGAAAGAACGTTTTATCCGGCCCTTTGTGTAAACAACCAATTTACCTCTCTTAAGAAAGGTTTCTGAAACATCAAAAGCCGCTCCAAGATATCCTCCTCCGTTATCCCTGAGATCAATTATCAGATATTTCATTCCATCATTTATAAGTTGTGCAAGATGCTTTTTCAGTTCTGATCCTGTTGTTGCAGAAAAACGGATAATTGCAATGTAGCCGATTGACGGTTTAATCATGAAAGCATAAGGTATGCTCTCAAGGTGCACTTCATTCCGGATTAGCGTAAAATCCAATAATTTATTATAACCGTGTCTTTCAACTGAAACTTTTACTTTTGTCCCCTTTGGGCCCATAAGTTTTAAAGGCACTTCGTCACGTTTAAGCCCTGTTGCAGGGCAGCTGTTAATCTTAACTATTCTGTCTCCCGGCAGAAGCCCTGCCTTGGCCGACGGCCCGCCTTTAATAACAGACATGACTGTTATCTTATTTTGGACAATATCGAATGTTATGCCTATGCCGGAATATCCGCTGAAGCTCTGATTCCATTTTTTATACTCTT
The DNA window shown above is from bacterium and carries:
- a CDS encoding response regulator, producing the protein MAKILVVDDEAPFRSFLSDVIKRIKHQAVEAENGRVAWDIYQKEKIDICLVDVNMPEMDGIGFLDKVKKEDPASIVIMMTGFPTAETIIETIEDDGFTYISKPVDVPVIIDLIERGLAARKKRIAEFKNKKV
- a CDS encoding S41 family peptidase, translated to MTRKKSIITIIIILSAALFIISGTTGKMYSTSKLFYKKIELFSAILKKIENDYVEKKDPVNLVDSAIKGMVSDLDPHTTYMTAEEYKKWNQSFSGYSGIGITFDIVQNKITVMSVIKGGPSAKAGLLPGDRIVKINSCPATGLKRDEVPLKLMGPKGTKVKVSVERHGYNKLLDFTLIRNEVHLESIPYAFMIKPSIGYIAIIRFSATTGSELKKHLAQLINDGMKYLIIDLRDNGGGYLGAAFDVSETFLKRGKLVVYTKGRIKRSFREFKASYHRPFDNLPVTIMINHRSASASEIVAGAMQDWDRAVIIGETSFGKGLVQSQYTFRDGSALLMTTARYYTPSGRLIQRPYENKSKLEYFTEAAPKKPDAKTTNRPVFRTKILGRTVYGGGGITPDYFLTESQDTVSAVVRKLVLSKDRLLFTFTEKYVNTHPQKKLSFYSFLHNYNPSPSVLREFFSYLQVKGFKITKTQFNTNKKDISFFLKQNIAEKLWGDEARYKVQLLRDKWFQQSLKYIDKSKEMLARSSSIKKAG
- a CDS encoding phosphoenolpyruvate carboxykinase (ATP), which produces MEWKDRVEKFISEHKKCYDNILREEMIKLCVENKEAIISESGALATWTPPESTGRSPKDTVIVRRTESEDTIDWDSPNNIPVSEDTFDMAMEDALSILSTKESIFVTDRVIGADSNYALPVKLVTDKALSVLFTDNMFRPVPNDIHKSIYAEKPFTIVVVPYDKLNSKRYEGRLRKKDDGTTSDMIVAMDMDRMLGVIVGSAYGGSIKKLMFTVMNYLLPGENILPLHCSANEGKDGDCALLLGLSGTGKTTLSADPRRALLGDDEHGWSDRGIANFENGCYAKFIDLDSKKEPEIYNAVMHKDEYLNHGAIVENAMIYPNGSFDFFDDRFTPNSRASYPLKYLANIKEESVSVHPKTILFLTADANGVLPPVSKLTREQAMLWFLMGYTSKLAGTETGIVEPKSTFSRFFGEPFMPRNPDVYARMLGENMEKHNSQVFLINTGWSGAPYGEGKRMDITLTRAMVNAALTGGLDNVDYEEDEIFKVLIPKSCPGVSDSRVLNPRQSWSNEEKYLERAKKLASDFAAHFKKAYGNKNIAPEVAVQCPGM